In Chrysiogenia bacterium, one DNA window encodes the following:
- a CDS encoding endonuclease/exonuclease/phosphatase family protein codes for MKVTVLTWNIHKGIGGVDRKYRPERVIELIRYYKPDVCLLQEVDEGVRRSNYHRQVDFIGENVGLRHRVFSVTHKLRGGNGHYGNAILSRWPLFDEHNIDLTIGIRKKRGCIYARARVRFDSGKSRTLGLYNLHLGLAGSERAKQLERFISSHPFQGLHARTPVVLGGDFNDVWGTLGKRFLEPVGFSRAGERVNTFPARLPVRPLDGLWIRGEAGAERGFPSRHHLAREASDHLPLIAEINLNPMKR; via the coding sequence TACCGCCCCGAACGGGTCATCGAGCTCATCCGCTACTACAAGCCCGACGTGTGCCTGCTTCAGGAAGTCGACGAGGGCGTGCGTCGCTCGAACTACCACCGGCAGGTGGACTTCATCGGCGAGAACGTCGGCCTGCGCCACCGCGTGTTCTCGGTCACCCACAAGCTGCGCGGCGGCAACGGCCACTATGGCAACGCGATCCTCTCGCGCTGGCCGCTCTTCGATGAGCACAACATCGATCTGACCATCGGCATTCGCAAGAAACGCGGCTGCATCTACGCGCGCGCCCGCGTTCGTTTTGACAGCGGCAAGAGCCGCACGCTGGGGCTCTACAACCTGCACCTGGGACTTGCCGGCTCCGAGCGGGCCAAGCAGCTCGAGCGTTTCATCTCCAGTCACCCCTTCCAGGGACTCCACGCCCGCACGCCCGTCGTGCTGGGCGGCGACTTCAACGACGTGTGGGGAACCCTCGGCAAGCGCTTCCTCGAGCCCGTGGGCTTCAGCCGCGCCGGCGAACGGGTCAATACCTTCCCCGCGCGGCTTCCGGTGCGACCGCTCGACGGCCTCTGGATACGCGGCGAGGCCGGCGCCGAGCGAGGATTTCCCTCGCGCCACCACCTCGCGCGCGAGGCCTCGGATCACCTGCCACTGATCGCCGAGATCAATTTGAACCCCATGAAACGCTAG